In Blautia wexlerae DSM 19850, a single window of DNA contains:
- a CDS encoding RluA family pseudouridine synthase gives MQRILKYIISENTTPVTILDFLKKEGFSRHILSSMKNTPNTIILNGERGFGRSVLKPQDHLIVTVPETESGENIIRTKMDLNIIYEDEDILVINKPADMPVHPSAGNYENTLANGIAWYFAEKGEDFVYRCINRLDRDTTGALILAKNPLSAAILSVQMKKRQILRTYLALVDGLLPDSGTINAPIARMEGSVITREVNFGTGESAITHYERLAAGKEYSLAELHLETGRTHQIRVHMKYIGHPLPGDYLYNPDYRRINRQPLHSYQLEFTHPTTGKVMLFTAPLPIDFISAFDSNPLK, from the coding sequence ATGCAAAGAATCCTTAAATATATTATCTCCGAAAATACAACTCCGGTCACGATTCTGGACTTTCTAAAAAAAGAGGGGTTTTCCCGCCACATATTAAGCTCAATGAAGAACACTCCCAACACCATCATTCTCAATGGTGAACGTGGTTTCGGACGATCAGTGCTTAAACCGCAGGATCATCTGATCGTCACTGTTCCTGAAACCGAATCAGGAGAAAACATTATCCGTACAAAGATGGATTTGAATATCATTTATGAAGATGAGGATATCCTTGTGATAAACAAGCCTGCAGATATGCCTGTGCACCCTTCTGCGGGAAATTATGAAAATACTCTGGCAAATGGAATCGCCTGGTATTTTGCAGAAAAAGGAGAGGATTTTGTTTACCGCTGTATCAACCGGCTGGACCGGGATACCACCGGTGCTCTGATCCTTGCCAAAAATCCCCTCAGCGCAGCGATTCTGTCAGTTCAGATGAAAAAACGTCAGATTCTCAGGACTTATCTCGCACTTGTAGACGGGCTTCTTCCTGACTCCGGAACGATCAACGCTCCTATCGCACGAATGGAAGGCTCCGTGATCACCAGAGAAGTAAATTTCGGAACCGGGGAGTCTGCAATAACTCATTATGAACGGCTGGCGGCAGGAAAAGAATATTCTCTGGCCGAACTTCATCTGGAAACAGGACGCACACACCAGATCCGTGTGCATATGAAATATATCGGGCATCCTCTGCCCGGAGATTATTTATACAATCCTGATTACCGTCGGATAAACCGCCAGCCCCTCCATTCTTATCAGCTGGAGTTTACTCATCCGACAACCGGAAAGGTCATGCTTTTTACTGCTCCGCTTCCCATTGATTTCATTTCTGCCTTTGATAGCAATCCTCTAAAATAA
- a CDS encoding MATE family efflux transporter → MKEQQHIFTNKMLRTLLIPVIFEQVLNSLMGTVDTMMVSNVGSAAISAVSLVDSINVLVIQAFSALAAGGAILCSQYIGQKNHEMANKSARQVLFIITAISVAVTALCLLFRVPLLKLIFGKVESDVMTASQVYFFYTALSFPFIALYDAGASIFRSQGNTRGPMTVSVISNVINIGGNAALIWGFNMGVAGAAIATLASRVFCAVVVLWQLRMDRQPIVVRNYRQIRPDGKMIRRVLALGIPSGIENSMFQLGKLAIQSSVSTLGTVAIAAQAMTNILENLNGIAAIGVGIGLMTVVGQCLGAGRKDEAVYYIKKLSVLAEIIVVASCLLVFALTIPVTKLGGMEPESARMCFHMISWITVVKPIVWTLAFIPAYGLRAAGDVKFSMITSCITMWTFRFCLCVYLIRFRGFGPMAVWIGMFTDWTVRGIVFSLRFHSRKWLKHKVV, encoded by the coding sequence ATGAAAGAACAGCAACATATTTTCACGAACAAAATGCTTCGAACCCTGTTGATACCGGTTATTTTTGAACAGGTACTGAATTCCCTGATGGGAACTGTGGATACCATGATGGTCAGCAATGTAGGCTCTGCCGCAATATCCGCAGTATCTCTGGTGGATTCCATCAATGTATTGGTGATCCAGGCGTTCTCAGCGCTGGCAGCAGGCGGTGCAATCCTCTGTTCACAGTACATAGGTCAGAAAAATCATGAAATGGCAAATAAATCAGCAAGACAGGTATTATTTATCATTACTGCCATATCCGTAGCAGTGACTGCTCTGTGCTTGCTGTTTCGTGTGCCGCTGTTAAAACTGATATTCGGAAAAGTAGAATCAGATGTTATGACTGCCTCTCAGGTGTATTTCTTCTATACGGCATTATCCTTCCCATTTATAGCACTTTATGATGCGGGAGCATCCATATTCCGGTCCCAGGGAAATACCAGAGGGCCAATGACAGTATCGGTTATTTCAAATGTGATTAATATCGGCGGAAATGCGGCGCTGATCTGGGGATTCAATATGGGAGTGGCAGGAGCTGCCATCGCAACTCTTGCATCCAGAGTCTTCTGTGCTGTAGTAGTACTCTGGCAGCTTCGTATGGACAGACAGCCTATTGTAGTCAGAAATTACAGACAGATCCGTCCGGATGGAAAAATGATCAGAAGAGTTCTGGCTCTGGGAATCCCGTCCGGCATAGAGAACAGCATGTTTCAGCTTGGAAAGCTGGCAATACAGTCTTCCGTATCTACACTGGGGACGGTAGCCATTGCAGCTCAGGCAATGACGAATATCCTTGAGAACCTTAACGGTATTGCAGCTATCGGTGTAGGAATCGGTCTGATGACTGTAGTAGGACAGTGTCTGGGAGCGGGCAGAAAGGATGAGGCAGTTTACTATATTAAGAAATTAAGTGTTCTTGCAGAAATCATTGTTGTTGCAAGCTGTCTTTTGGTGTTTGCCTTAACCATTCCGGTCACAAAGCTGGGTGGTATGGAACCGGAAAGTGCAAGAATGTGTTTCCATATGATATCCTGGATAACGGTTGTCAAACCTATTGTATGGACCCTGGCATTTATCCCTGCTTATGGCCTTAGAGCAGCCGGAGATGTAAAATTTTCCATGATCACATCCTGTATCACTATGTGGACATTCCGTTTTTGCCTTTGTGTATATCTGATCCGTTTCAGAGGCTTCGGCCCAATGGCTGTATGGATTGGAATGTTTACTGACTGGACAGTGCGGGGAATCGTATTTTCTCTTCGCTTCCACAGTAGGAAATGGCTGAAGCATAAGGTAGTATAA
- the cbiD gene encoding cobalt-precorrin-5B (C(1))-methyltransferase CbiD — protein sequence MKNGLEDYYVIRGNKKMRFGYTTGSCAAAACKGAAEILLGGVMQKAVTLMTPKGILLTLELKDIRIEGNQVTCAIQKDAGDDPDTTNGILVYATVQKTKEPGIILDGGVGVGRVTKAGLSQKIGEAAINPVPKAMILREATEIAEKYDYEGGLKIIISVPEGVEIAKKTFNPRLGIVGGISILGTSGIVEPMSEAALVQSINVEMKQHFSQGEEYLLVTPGNYGADYLREHMDLPYEKNIKCSNYVGETIDMAIDMGVKGILFIAHIGKFVKVAAGIMNTHSHSADARMEVLASNAIRAGASLECAKEILNASTTDEAIDILEKYQILQKTMKEILDRIQFYLNHRSYEQILLGAVIFNNTYGYLGQTADAEKLIKLINAQNDEAQ from the coding sequence ATGAAAAACGGACTGGAAGATTACTACGTGATACGTGGCAATAAAAAAATGAGGTTTGGCTATACAACAGGCTCCTGCGCAGCAGCTGCATGTAAGGGTGCTGCAGAGATCCTGCTGGGTGGTGTCATGCAGAAGGCTGTCACCTTGATGACTCCTAAGGGAATCCTGCTTACACTGGAACTGAAAGACATCCGGATTGAAGGAAATCAGGTGACCTGTGCAATTCAGAAGGATGCAGGAGATGATCCGGATACTACAAACGGAATACTGGTTTATGCCACGGTGCAGAAAACAAAAGAACCGGGAATCATCCTCGACGGAGGTGTTGGTGTGGGAAGGGTAACAAAAGCCGGACTTTCCCAGAAAATCGGGGAAGCAGCTATTAATCCTGTGCCAAAGGCCATGATTTTGCGTGAAGCCACAGAAATCGCTGAGAAATATGATTATGAGGGTGGTCTGAAAATCATCATCTCCGTTCCTGAAGGTGTGGAAATTGCAAAGAAAACCTTTAATCCACGTCTGGGAATTGTGGGAGGAATCTCCATTCTGGGAACTTCCGGGATTGTAGAACCTATGAGCGAAGCTGCTCTTGTACAGAGTATCAATGTAGAGATGAAGCAGCATTTTTCTCAGGGGGAAGAATATCTTCTGGTAACACCGGGAAATTACGGGGCAGATTATCTGCGGGAGCATATGGATCTCCCTTATGAAAAAAATATCAAATGCAGCAATTATGTAGGTGAGACAATCGACATGGCAATTGATATGGGAGTTAAGGGAATCCTTTTCATCGCCCATATCGGAAAGTTTGTAAAAGTTGCAGCAGGGATCATGAATACTCATTCCCACAGTGCAGATGCCAGGATGGAAGTGCTGGCATCCAATGCGATCCGGGCAGGAGCATCGTTGGAGTGTGCAAAGGAAATCCTGAATGCATCTACTACAGATGAAGCAATAGACATTCTGGAAAAATATCAGATACTTCAGAAGACCATGAAAGAGATCCTGGACAGGATCCAGTTTTATTTAAATCACAGATCCTATGAGCAGATCCTTTTGGGGGCAGTGATCTTTAATAATACTTATGGGTATCTGGGGCAGACTGCAGATGCAGAGAAGCTGATAAAGCTGATCAATGCACAGAATGATGAGGCACAGTAA
- the cobM gene encoding precorrin-4 C(11)-methyltransferase: MVHFVGAGPGAPDLITVRGKQYLEEADVVIYAGSLVNPKLLEYTKDICTIHNSAKMTLEEVIHVIEKAEAEGKTTVRLHTGDPCIYGAIREQMDILDEKNIAYDYCPGVSAFCGAASALNLEYTLPDISQSVIITRMEGRTPVPSKESIQSFAAHQATMVVFLSTGMLEELSRRLIEGGYTADTPAAIVYKATWPEQKTFVCTVGTLAKTAAENNITKTALMIIGDTVAAAHYDRSKLYDPEFTTEFREAVKSKTHHS; encoded by the coding sequence ATGGTACATTTCGTAGGAGCAGGTCCGGGAGCACCGGATCTTATCACAGTAAGAGGAAAACAGTATCTGGAGGAAGCAGATGTGGTGATCTATGCAGGATCACTGGTAAATCCAAAGCTTCTGGAATATACAAAGGACATCTGCACTATCCACAACAGTGCAAAAATGACACTGGAGGAAGTGATCCATGTGATCGAGAAGGCGGAAGCAGAGGGAAAGACAACTGTCCGCCTTCATACCGGAGATCCATGTATTTACGGTGCAATCCGTGAACAGATGGATATTCTGGATGAGAAAAATATCGCTTATGATTACTGTCCGGGTGTCAGTGCATTCTGCGGTGCTGCAAGTGCCCTGAATCTGGAATATACTTTGCCGGACATTTCCCAGAGTGTGATCATTACACGAATGGAAGGCAGAACTCCGGTTCCGTCCAAGGAAAGCATTCAGTCATTTGCGGCTCATCAGGCAACTATGGTTGTATTCTTAAGTACAGGAATGCTGGAAGAACTGAGCAGACGTCTTATTGAAGGCGGTTATACAGCAGATACACCAGCAGCCATTGTATATAAGGCAACCTGGCCGGAACAGAAGACCTTCGTCTGCACAGTGGGAACACTGGCAAAAACGGCTGCAGAAAATAATATTACAAAAACAGCTCTGATGATCATTGGAGATACAGTTGCAGCAGCACACTATGACCGTTCCAAGTTGTATGATCCGGAGTTTACCACAGAATTTCGTGAAGCTGTGAAATCAAAAACACATCACTCATAG
- a CDS encoding cobalt-precorrin 5A hydrolase, translating to MKIALICFSLTGQQSGERLCRGLEAAGMTAELDKKSKYLPDSIQISTSAWAGEKFSDSDALIFIGATGIAVRSIAPYVASKKSDPAVLVVDECGKFVISLLSGHLGGANELALKTAEILEAIPVVTTATDLHHRFAVDVFAKKNNCNIFNMKAAKEVSAALLAGKKVGFYSEFPTDGELPEGLARCDEYGNPVNSMDDRSEEETQKSSDFNGTGTDCTNIDCGVAVTVHTSCNPFISTTQVVPKCLTLGMGCRKDKDARGIAEAAQKVLDRSGFHKEAFEQISSIDLKKEEKGILSLSQDWQIPFVTYTEEELKQVPGEFTPSPFVKKITGVDNVCERSAVLASGNGRLLQRKTGENGVTTAVAAREWRIHFE from the coding sequence GTGAAGATTGCACTTATATGCTTCAGTCTTACCGGTCAGCAGTCCGGAGAACGATTATGCAGGGGGCTGGAAGCTGCCGGTATGACAGCAGAACTGGATAAAAAAAGTAAATATCTTCCGGATTCTATTCAGATCAGTACCTCTGCATGGGCAGGAGAGAAATTTTCTGATTCAGATGCACTGATCTTTATCGGTGCCACCGGAATTGCCGTCCGCAGCATTGCGCCTTATGTAGCGTCAAAGAAGTCAGACCCTGCGGTGCTGGTCGTAGATGAGTGTGGAAAGTTTGTCATTTCCCTTCTGTCAGGACATCTGGGCGGTGCCAATGAACTGGCGCTAAAAACAGCAGAAATTCTGGAAGCAATACCAGTGGTCACAACAGCCACAGACCTGCATCACCGTTTTGCAGTAGATGTTTTTGCAAAGAAAAACAATTGCAATATCTTTAACATGAAAGCAGCAAAGGAAGTCTCTGCTGCACTTCTGGCAGGAAAGAAAGTTGGATTTTACAGTGAGTTTCCGACGGACGGCGAACTGCCGGAGGGGCTGGCCCGGTGTGACGAATATGGGAATCCTGTCAACAGTATGGATGACAGATCAGAAGAGGAAACACAGAAAAGCTCTGATTTTAATGGAACAGGGACAGACTGTACGAATATAGACTGCGGAGTTGCGGTTACTGTACATACTTCCTGTAATCCTTTTATTTCTACCACACAGGTAGTTCCGAAATGTCTGACTCTGGGTATGGGCTGCAGGAAAGACAAGGATGCCCGTGGAATCGCAGAGGCAGCGCAGAAGGTGCTGGACAGATCCGGATTTCATAAAGAAGCATTTGAGCAGATCTCAAGCATTGATCTGAAGAAAGAAGAAAAGGGAATCCTGTCATTGTCACAGGACTGGCAGATTCCTTTTGTGACTTATACAGAAGAAGAATTAAAACAGGTGCCTGGAGAATTTACTCCCTCACCTTTTGTAAAAAAGATCACAGGTGTGGACAATGTCTGTGAGAGAAGTGCAGTCCTTGCCAGTGGAAATGGCAGGCTGCTGCAGAGAAAAACAGGAGAAAATGGTGTGACCACAGCAGTGGCTGCCAGAGAATGGAGGATACATTTTGAGTAA
- the cobJ gene encoding precorrin-3B C(17)-methyltransferase: MSKIYVIGIGPGAYDQMTGKAIRAMNESDAIIGYTVYVDLVKEYFPGKEFMTTPMKKEVDRCVLAFEEAKKGKTVSMICSGDAGVYGMAGLMYEVGVNYPETELEIIPGVTAATGGAAVLGAPLIHDFCLISLSDLLTPWEKIEARLLAAAQADFVVCLYNPSSKKRHDYLQKACDLMMKYKSPDTICGTVSNIARDGEEAHVMTLKELRDTQVDMFTTVFIGNSQTKEINNKMVTPRGYRNV, encoded by the coding sequence TTGAGTAAAATATATGTAATCGGAATCGGACCGGGAGCTTATGACCAGATGACAGGAAAAGCGATCCGCGCCATGAATGAAAGTGATGCGATCATCGGATATACCGTATATGTAGACCTGGTGAAGGAATATTTTCCGGGAAAAGAATTTATGACTACACCAATGAAAAAGGAAGTGGACCGCTGTGTCCTTGCCTTTGAAGAGGCAAAAAAAGGCAAGACTGTTTCCATGATCTGCAGCGGTGATGCAGGAGTTTACGGTATGGCAGGTCTGATGTATGAGGTTGGTGTCAATTATCCGGAAACAGAACTGGAGATCATTCCGGGTGTGACAGCTGCAACAGGCGGAGCTGCTGTTCTGGGTGCACCTCTGATCCATGACTTCTGTCTGATCAGCTTAAGTGACCTTCTCACACCATGGGAAAAGATAGAGGCAAGACTTCTGGCAGCAGCTCAGGCAGATTTTGTTGTATGCCTTTACAATCCGTCAAGTAAAAAACGTCATGATTACCTGCAGAAAGCCTGTGATCTGATGATGAAATACAAATCACCGGATACCATCTGCGGAACAGTTTCCAATATCGCAAGAGACGGCGAGGAAGCTCATGTAATGACATTAAAAGAACTGAGAGATACACAGGTGGATATGTTTACTACAGTATTTATCGGTAATTCTCAGACAAAGGAAATCAACAATAAGATGGTAACACCGAGGGGATATAGGAATGTATAA
- the cobK gene encoding precorrin-6A reductase, giving the protein MYKVLVFAGTTEGYEICRFLADHKIETKGFVATEYGSKSLTENEFLTVQTGRLDAADMEEVFLQEKPEMVLDATHPYAAEVTVNIRTACENTQTAYYRVLREAGEHEDRAVYVDSVQAATDYLDQTQGNVLLTTGSKELAGFTGMKDYQNRLYARVLSLPNVMKACAELGFEGKHLIGMQGPFSRELNAAMLRQYDCRYLVTKDTGKAGGFQDKIDAALECDAVPVIIGRPLKEEGMSVRECKRFLTEHFSLAHRPHITLLGIGMGSQKLLTVQGKNSLDQADLLIGARRMVDSVKRPGQDVFVEYRSQEIRDYIDAHPEYDNIVIVLSGDVGFYSGARKLLEVLCQDSADLRVQRKNGSEKSEEERDSSAQNNTEIEIQCGISSVVYFMSQIGLSWDDAKIVSAHGRGCNLISHICYAEKVFSILGTSDGVAVLAEKLVKYGMGDVLLYVGENLSYENEKIFVKPASELTEYKGDPLSVICAVNENAGTRLETHGIRDEEFIRGKAPMTKEEVRTVSLSKLRLTADSVCYDVGAGTGSLSIEMALRAHQGQVWAIEKKEDAVELIHRNKLKFAADNLEIVEGLAPEALKDLPAPTHAFIGGSSGNLKEIVKLLVEKNPQVRIVINCITLETVSEALETAKEFGFEENEIVQLSAARSKAIGRYHMMMGENPIYIITLQNPGK; this is encoded by the coding sequence ATGTATAAAGTTCTTGTTTTTGCGGGAACAACAGAAGGATACGAGATCTGCCGGTTTCTGGCAGATCATAAGATAGAGACAAAGGGATTTGTTGCCACAGAATATGGCAGCAAATCTCTTACAGAAAATGAATTTCTCACTGTTCAGACCGGAAGACTGGATGCAGCGGACATGGAAGAGGTCTTTTTACAGGAGAAACCGGAAATGGTGCTGGATGCTACCCATCCTTATGCTGCTGAGGTGACTGTAAATATCAGGACAGCCTGTGAAAATACGCAGACAGCATATTACAGGGTGTTGAGAGAGGCTGGGGAACATGAGGACAGGGCAGTATATGTGGACAGTGTTCAGGCTGCTACAGATTATCTGGATCAGACACAGGGAAATGTATTGCTGACAACAGGAAGCAAGGAACTGGCCGGTTTCACAGGCATGAAGGATTATCAGAACCGTCTTTATGCAAGAGTCCTTTCTCTGCCCAATGTGATGAAAGCCTGTGCAGAGCTGGGATTTGAGGGAAAACATCTGATAGGAATGCAGGGGCCTTTTTCCAGAGAGCTGAATGCTGCAATGCTCAGACAGTATGACTGCAGATATCTGGTCACAAAGGATACAGGAAAAGCAGGGGGATTTCAGGATAAGATTGATGCTGCCCTGGAATGTGATGCAGTTCCTGTGATCATCGGGCGTCCTCTGAAGGAGGAAGGCATGTCTGTGAGAGAATGTAAGAGATTTCTTACAGAACATTTCAGCTTAGCCCACAGACCGCATATTACATTGCTGGGAATTGGAATGGGAAGTCAAAAACTTCTCACTGTCCAGGGTAAGAACAGCCTGGATCAGGCGGATCTTCTGATCGGTGCCAGGAGGATGGTGGATTCTGTGAAACGTCCGGGACAGGATGTGTTCGTGGAATACAGAAGCCAGGAGATCAGGGATTATATTGATGCACACCCGGAGTATGACAATATTGTAATCGTCCTTTCCGGAGATGTGGGCTTCTACAGCGGGGCCAGAAAACTTCTGGAAGTACTGTGTCAGGACAGTGCGGATCTGAGAGTACAGAGAAAGAACGGATCAGAGAAGAGTGAGGAAGAACGGGATAGTTCAGCACAAAATAATACAGAGATAGAGATTCAGTGCGGGATTTCCTCAGTTGTATATTTTATGTCCCAAATAGGATTGTCCTGGGATGATGCCAAAATCGTCAGTGCACATGGAAGAGGATGTAATCTTATCTCACATATCTGTTATGCGGAGAAAGTATTTTCCATACTTGGAACCTCAGACGGTGTAGCAGTTCTGGCAGAGAAACTGGTAAAATACGGGATGGGTGATGTGCTCCTTTATGTGGGAGAGAATCTGTCTTATGAAAATGAGAAGATTTTTGTAAAACCAGCCAGCGAACTGACAGAATATAAGGGTGATCCTTTGTCTGTCATCTGTGCAGTAAATGAAAATGCAGGAACACGCCTGGAGACGCATGGGATCAGAGATGAAGAATTTATCAGAGGCAAAGCGCCTATGACAAAGGAAGAGGTGCGTACGGTATCCCTTTCCAAACTGCGACTGACTGCTGATTCCGTCTGCTATGATGTGGGCGCAGGAACAGGCTCACTGTCAATAGAGATGGCACTTCGTGCTCATCAGGGGCAGGTATGGGCAATCGAGAAAAAGGAAGATGCAGTTGAACTGATCCACCGGAATAAGTTGAAATTTGCAGCGGATAATCTGGAGATCGTGGAAGGACTTGCACCGGAGGCTCTGAAAGATCTTCCGGCACCAACCCATGCTTTTATCGGAGGCTCGTCAGGAAATCTGAAAGAGATCGTGAAGCTGCTGGTTGAAAAGAACCCTCAGGTCCGGATCGTGATCAACTGTATCACTCTTGAAACTGTGTCTGAAGCATTGGAAACAGCGAAAGAGTTTGGATTTGAAGAAAATGAAATCGTGCAGTTAAGTGCGGCACGTTCAAAGGCAATCGGACGTTATCATATGATGATGGGCGAGAATCCTATTTATATTATTACACTTCAGAATCCCGGGAAATAA
- a CDS encoding cobyrinate a,c-diamide synthase, with translation MNIPRILLAAGASGSGKTLITCGLLQTLVNRKMKVASFKCGPDYIDPMFHSRVIGTKSRNLDTFFTDAETTRYLLGKNAADCDIAVMEGVMGYYDGVGGISTKASAYDLADTTDTPVILVVNSRGMSISLAAYIKGFMEYKEKSHIKGVIFNQMSPMLYPRMKKLVEEQLEVEVLGYVPKVEDCVIESRHLGLVLPEEISDLKERLQKLAGILEDTLEIDRILALAKNAEDLQVPESLIQKDRTYGYCLPQKLRIGVAKDEAFCFFYEDNFRLLQEMGAELVDFSPIHDEHLPANLDGILLYGGYPELNGEALERNASMKEEIAQAVKQGVPCMAECGGFMYLHEQMEDMNGVFRKTCGVIPGKCFRTPRLTRFGYITLTAGKPVFGRSAEEIGEIPAHEFHYFDSENCGSDFHAAKPLSKRGWDCMHSSSNLLAGYPHIYYYGNPQIPRAFLMKCLEYHNSKE, from the coding sequence ATGAATATTCCAAGAATACTTCTTGCAGCAGGAGCCAGCGGCAGTGGCAAAACACTGATCACCTGCGGACTTCTGCAGACACTGGTCAATCGAAAAATGAAAGTGGCATCTTTTAAATGCGGACCGGATTATATAGATCCCATGTTTCATTCCAGGGTCATCGGGACGAAATCCCGTAATCTGGATACCTTTTTTACAGATGCCGAGACTACCCGATACCTGCTTGGAAAAAATGCAGCAGACTGCGATATTGCAGTGATGGAAGGTGTTATGGGCTATTATGACGGCGTGGGTGGAATATCCACGAAAGCAAGCGCCTATGACCTGGCAGATACCACAGATACTCCGGTCATCCTTGTGGTAAACAGCAGAGGAATGAGTATTTCCCTGGCAGCTTATATCAAAGGTTTTATGGAGTACAAAGAGAAAAGCCATATCAAAGGCGTGATCTTTAACCAGATGTCTCCCATGCTTTATCCCAGAATGAAGAAGCTGGTGGAAGAACAGCTTGAGGTGGAGGTTCTTGGATATGTGCCAAAGGTAGAGGACTGTGTGATCGAGAGCCGTCATCTGGGTCTTGTGCTTCCTGAGGAGATTTCTGATCTGAAGGAACGTTTGCAGAAGCTGGCCGGAATATTGGAAGACACACTGGAGATCGACAGGATCCTTGCACTTGCCAAAAATGCAGAGGATCTGCAAGTGCCGGAATCTCTGATACAGAAAGACAGGACATATGGATATTGTCTGCCACAGAAGCTGCGTATCGGAGTGGCAAAGGATGAAGCCTTTTGTTTCTTTTATGAAGACAATTTTCGTCTCCTTCAGGAAATGGGGGCAGAGCTGGTTGATTTCTCGCCAATTCATGATGAACATCTTCCTGCAAATCTGGATGGGATTCTTCTCTATGGCGGTTATCCGGAATTAAATGGAGAGGCACTGGAACGCAATGCATCCATGAAAGAGGAGATTGCACAGGCAGTTAAACAGGGCGTGCCATGTATGGCAGAATGCGGAGGCTTTATGTATCTTCATGAGCAGATGGAGGATATGAATGGAGTGTTCCGGAAAACCTGCGGAGTGATTCCCGGAAAATGTTTCCGCACTCCCAGACTGACCAGATTTGGATATATCACATTAACCGCCGGGAAACCTGTTTTTGGTAGAAGTGCAGAGGAGATTGGTGAGATTCCGGCCCATGAATTCCACTATTTTGATTCAGAGAACTGTGGAAGTGATTTCCATGCAGCGAAGCCTTTAAGTAAAAGAGGCTGGGACTGTATGCACAGCAGTAGTAACCTGCTGGCAGGATATCCTCATATCTATTATTATGGAAATCCCCAGATTCCCAGGGCTTTTCTCATGAAATGTCTGGAATATCATAATTCAAAAGAATAA
- the cbiB gene encoding adenosylcobinamide-phosphate synthase CbiB, with protein MLYYSMPALAAGFILDLMIGDPRWLYHPVCLIGNLIAFLEKILRKIFPKTDKGELAAGTVEVILVCLLSGGIPFLMLHILYGISVWAGFALETFWCYQLLATKSLKTESMKVYDRLKNGTLDEARYAVSMIVGRDTQSLTEEGVTKAAVETVAENASDGVIAPMLYMAIGGVWLMFLYKGINTMDSMLGYKNDKYLYFGRCAAKLDDVANYIPARLSGWLMVAASAFVKMDGKNAAKIYRRDRRNHASPNSAQTEAAMAGALDIQLAGNAYYFGKLYEKPTIGDGIRPVEVEDIRRSNHLLYATAILGAVIFLLIGSAVRYCFFL; from the coding sequence ATGTTATATTACAGTATGCCTGCCCTTGCAGCAGGCTTCATACTTGATCTTATGATAGGAGATCCCAGATGGCTGTATCATCCGGTATGTCTGATCGGAAATCTGATCGCATTTCTGGAAAAAATACTTCGGAAGATTTTTCCGAAAACAGATAAGGGCGAACTGGCTGCAGGTACAGTGGAAGTGATCCTTGTCTGTCTGTTAAGCGGTGGAATCCCATTTTTGATGCTGCATATTCTCTATGGAATCTCAGTATGGGCGGGATTTGCACTGGAAACCTTCTGGTGTTATCAGCTTCTGGCAACGAAATCTCTGAAAACAGAGAGCATGAAAGTCTATGACAGACTGAAAAACGGAACTTTGGATGAAGCCCGTTATGCAGTATCTATGATCGTAGGTCGTGATACCCAGTCGCTGACAGAGGAGGGGGTTACAAAGGCGGCAGTAGAGACTGTGGCAGAGAATGCTTCTGACGGTGTCATAGCACCGATGCTTTATATGGCAATCGGCGGAGTGTGGCTGATGTTTCTTTACAAGGGAATCAATACCATGGATTCTATGCTGGGTTATAAGAATGATAAATATCTGTATTTCGGCCGCTGTGCAGCAAAGCTGGATGATGTGGCCAATTATATTCCAGCCAGACTTTCAGGATGGCTGATGGTGGCAGCCTCTGCATTTGTAAAAATGGATGGGAAAAATGCAGCCAAGATCTACCGCAGAGACAGAAGAAATCATGCCAGCCCCAATTCTGCACAGACAGAGGCCGCAATGGCAGGTGCGCTGGACATACAGCTTGCAGGCAATGCTTACTATTTCGGAAAGCTTTATGAGAAACCAACCATAGGAGATGGAATCCGCCCTGTGGAGGTGGAGGATATCAGACGTTCCAATCACCTGCTTTATGCAACAGCGATTCTGGGGGCTGTGATATTTCTTCTGATCGGAAGCGCAGTGCGATATTGTTTCTTTTTATAA